From Bosea sp. NBC_00550, the proteins below share one genomic window:
- a CDS encoding arylsulfatase, whose protein sequence is MERHKFLAAAALAAVLGLSGGAAKAQQPAPASAPSRPNILVIFGDDIGQSNISAYTQGLVGYRTPNIDRIAKEGMMFTDYYAENSCTAGRSSFITGQTPKRTGLTKVGIPGAPVGLQDRDITIAQALKARGYATGQFGKNHLGDRDEYLPTRHGFDEFFGNLYHLNAEEEPERPYWPKQDTAYVKANSPRGVLKASADGKIEDTGPLTKKRMETIDDETTAGAIDFMQRQVRANKPFFTWMNTTRMHVFTHIREANKGKSGMPGNDYADGMLEHDEDVGKLLKAVDDLGIASNTIVIYATDNGPNRFSWPDAATSPFRNEKDSNWEGAFRVPAMVRWPGKIKPGEVSNEMFSGLDWFPTLLAAAGDTDVKERLLKGTSVENKTFKVHLDGYNQLPYLTGQQPKGNRTDFAYFNDDGVLVAYRHENWKAVFCEMKYPGGFDVWKEPFVCLRVPKIFNLRMDPFERADIVSDQYNAWLVDNVYLAGWLVTKAAGFLETFIEYPPSQEAPSFSIDQVARDVEAKIKANAAKAAPK, encoded by the coding sequence ATGGAACGCCATAAATTCCTGGCCGCGGCAGCACTGGCTGCCGTCCTGGGTCTCTCGGGGGGCGCGGCGAAGGCTCAGCAGCCCGCGCCTGCATCGGCGCCCAGCCGGCCGAACATTCTCGTGATCTTCGGCGACGACATCGGCCAGTCGAACATCAGTGCCTACACGCAGGGGTTGGTCGGCTACAGAACGCCGAACATCGACCGGATCGCCAAGGAAGGCATGATGTTCACCGATTATTACGCGGAGAACAGCTGCACGGCGGGACGCTCTTCCTTCATCACGGGGCAGACGCCCAAGCGCACCGGTCTCACCAAGGTCGGCATTCCCGGCGCGCCGGTCGGCCTGCAGGACCGCGACATCACCATTGCCCAGGCGCTCAAGGCCCGCGGCTACGCGACCGGGCAGTTCGGCAAGAACCATCTCGGTGACCGCGATGAATACCTGCCGACCCGGCACGGCTTCGACGAGTTCTTCGGCAATCTCTACCATCTCAATGCCGAGGAGGAGCCCGAGCGGCCGTACTGGCCAAAGCAGGACACGGCCTATGTCAAGGCCAACTCGCCGCGCGGCGTGCTCAAGGCCTCTGCCGACGGCAAGATCGAGGATACCGGCCCGCTGACCAAGAAGCGGATGGAGACGATCGACGACGAGACGACCGCGGGCGCAATCGATTTCATGCAGCGTCAGGTCCGGGCCAACAAGCCGTTCTTCACCTGGATGAACACGACGCGCATGCACGTGTTCACGCATATTCGCGAAGCCAACAAGGGCAAGAGCGGCATGCCCGGCAACGACTACGCCGACGGCATGCTCGAGCACGACGAGGATGTCGGCAAGCTGCTGAAGGCGGTCGACGATCTTGGCATTGCAAGCAACACCATCGTCATTTACGCCACGGATAACGGTCCGAACCGATTCTCCTGGCCGGATGCGGCGACCTCGCCGTTCCGCAACGAGAAGGATTCGAACTGGGAAGGCGCCTTCCGCGTGCCGGCCATGGTCCGCTGGCCTGGAAAGATCAAGCCGGGCGAGGTCTCCAACGAGATGTTTTCAGGCCTCGACTGGTTCCCGACCCTGCTCGCTGCGGCCGGCGACACGGACGTCAAGGAGCGCCTGCTCAAGGGTACGAGCGTCGAGAACAAGACCTTCAAGGTCCATCTCGACGGCTACAACCAGCTGCCCTACCTGACCGGCCAGCAGCCGAAGGGCAACCGCACCGACTTCGCCTATTTCAACGATGACGGCGTGCTCGTCGCCTATCGCCACGAGAACTGGAAGGCCGTGTTCTGCGAGATGAAGTATCCCGGCGGCTTCGACGTCTGGAAGGAGCCCTTCGTCTGCCTGCGCGTGCCGAAGATCTTCAACCTGCGCATGGACCCCTTCGAGCGCGCCGACATCGTCTCGGACCAGTACAATGCCTGGCTGGTCGACAACGTCTATCTGGCCGGCTGGCTGGTGACCAAGGCGGCCGGTTTCCTCGAAACCTTCATCGAATATCCGCCGAGCCAGGAAGCGCCGAGCTTCTCGATCGATCAGGTGGCGCGCGACGTGGAGGCGAAGATCAAGGCCAATGCCGCCAAGGCTGCTCCCAAGTAG
- a CDS encoding polyphosphate kinase 2 family protein, whose translation MRPDDIIERFRVTDGDGFRLKRFDPADTCGLDIDKDAAKQLLQDGVRRLHELQERLYAGRRWSVLIVLQAIDTAGKDGTIEHVMSGVNPQGCRVTSFKAPSQLELSHNFLWRATCALPGRGEIGIFNRSYYEEVLVVRVHPELLKKQGLAPKLIGKDVWQQRFKSIREFEHHLTRNGTIILKFFLHLSKDEQRRRLLERIDQPDKNWKFDPADIAERRHWDAYQASYEEAIASTATKTAPWHVVPADNKWFTRLFVAAAIVECLEKCKLKFPKVDDDAREAMAQARKELLAEGDLGGSRLKKGRDDG comes from the coding sequence ATGCGGCCGGATGACATCATCGAGCGCTTCCGGGTGACCGACGGAGACGGCTTCCGCCTGAAGCGTTTCGACCCCGCCGATACCTGCGGGCTCGATATCGACAAGGACGCGGCGAAGCAGCTGCTGCAGGACGGCGTGAGGCGCCTGCACGAGTTGCAGGAGCGGCTCTATGCCGGCAGGCGCTGGTCCGTGCTCATCGTGCTGCAGGCGATCGACACCGCCGGCAAGGACGGCACGATCGAGCACGTCATGTCCGGCGTGAACCCGCAGGGCTGCCGGGTCACCTCCTTCAAGGCGCCGAGCCAGCTGGAGCTGAGCCATAACTTTCTCTGGCGCGCCACCTGCGCGCTACCGGGGCGCGGCGAGATCGGCATCTTCAACCGGTCCTATTACGAGGAGGTCCTCGTCGTCCGCGTCCATCCCGAGCTGCTGAAGAAACAGGGGCTGGCACCGAAGCTGATCGGCAAGGACGTCTGGCAGCAGCGTTTCAAAAGCATCCGCGAGTTCGAGCACCACCTGACGCGAAACGGGACCATCATCCTGAAATTCTTCCTTCATCTCTCGAAGGACGAGCAGCGCCGCCGCCTGCTGGAGCGGATCGACCAGCCCGACAAGAACTGGAAGTTCGATCCCGCCGATATCGCCGAGCGCCGCCACTGGGACGCCTATCAGGCAAGTTATGAGGAGGCCATCGCCAGTACCGCGACCAAGACGGCGCCCTGGCATGTTGTTCCCGCCGACAACAAGTGGTTCACTCGGCTGTTCGTCGCCGCCGCGATCGTGGAGTGTCTGGAAAAGTGCAAGCTCAAATTCCCGAAGGTCGATGACGACGCGCGCGAGGCGATGGCGCAGGCTCGGAAAGAACTTCTGGCCGAGGGCGATCTCGGCGGGAGCCGCCTGAAGAAAGGCCGAGACGATGGTTGA
- a CDS encoding formylglycine-generating enzyme family protein — protein sequence MVDAAILDVPAATEGMIRIAGGTFHMGSGKHYPEEAPSHRVSVDPFWIDATLVTNRQFRSFVEATGHVTFAEIAPDPKDYPGALPHMLRAGSLMFDPPSHPVDLRNWAQWWTFKFGATWRKPYGSGSSIKGMDDHPVVHVAYRDAEAYAAWAGKSLPTEAEWEFAAWGGREDAEFAWGDELVPAGRHMANIWQGNFPSENTKDDGWARTSPVKAFPANGYDLYDMIGNVWEWTADFWSVRHQADAPKACCVPQNPRGGPEAESYDPRQPTIHIPRKVLKGGSHLCAPSYCRRYRPAARHAEPVDTSTSHVGFRCVVRER from the coding sequence ATGGTTGACGCTGCGATTCTGGACGTGCCCGCTGCGACCGAGGGGATGATCCGCATTGCCGGCGGCACCTTCCATATGGGGTCGGGCAAGCATTATCCGGAGGAGGCGCCGAGCCATCGCGTCAGCGTCGACCCGTTCTGGATCGATGCGACGCTGGTCACGAACCGGCAGTTCCGGTCCTTCGTCGAGGCGACCGGCCATGTCACCTTCGCCGAGATCGCGCCGGACCCGAAGGATTACCCGGGCGCCCTCCCGCATATGCTGCGGGCGGGATCGCTGATGTTCGATCCGCCGTCGCATCCCGTCGATCTGCGCAACTGGGCGCAGTGGTGGACGTTCAAGTTCGGCGCGACCTGGCGCAAGCCCTACGGTTCGGGATCCTCGATCAAGGGCATGGACGACCATCCCGTCGTCCATGTCGCCTATCGCGACGCCGAGGCCTATGCGGCGTGGGCCGGCAAATCGCTGCCGACCGAGGCGGAGTGGGAATTCGCCGCCTGGGGCGGGCGAGAAGACGCCGAATTCGCCTGGGGCGACGAGCTCGTGCCGGCCGGCCGTCACATGGCGAATATCTGGCAGGGGAATTTCCCCAGCGAGAACACCAAGGATGACGGCTGGGCCCGCACCTCGCCTGTCAAGGCGTTTCCGGCGAACGGCTATGATCTCTACGACATGATCGGCAATGTCTGGGAGTGGACAGCCGATTTCTGGTCGGTGCGCCATCAGGCCGACGCACCCAAGGCCTGTTGCGTGCCGCAGAACCCGCGCGGGGGGCCGGAGGCCGAGAGCTACGATCCCCGCCAGCCGACGATCCACATTCCCCGCAAGGTACTGAAGGGCGGCTCCCATTTGTGCGCGCCGAGTTACTGCCGGCGCTACCGGCCGGCGGCGCGCCATGCCGAGCCCGTCGACACCTCCACCAGCCATGTCGGTTTTCGCTGCGTGGTCCGCGAGCGCTGA